Proteins from a single region of Weeksella virosa DSM 16922:
- the pheT gene encoding phenylalanine--tRNA ligase subunit beta, producing the protein MNISYNWLRKYINTPISVDELSAILTNIGLEVEGVEKIGGNKDYLDKVIIGEVVSVEKHNNADKLKVTQINFGNGEPVQIVCGAPNVAIGQKVAVATEGTQLPTKEGESFTIKKAKIRGEESNGMICSEVELGIGEDNSGILVLPKNYQIGESILEYISIDEDYLIEIGLTPNRADAMSHYGVARDLFAALKVRGYEAEFTPYDLSQYPTENFGKNPIKSNIKNTEAAPRYASVYLKNIHVQPSPEWLQTALRTIGLTPVNNVVDIANFVMHDLGQPLHTFDADKISGQEVVVEIANKDTKFTTLDGIERTLKGHELMISDTEKPMCIAGVFGGKNSGVTNETTSLFVESAYFDPVTIRKGAKAHALNTDASFRFERGIDPTLTIDALKKAVLLLVEYANAEIASDIDDFYPKVIEDFPITLRYKKINQLLGMEIPKEKIKEIFTYLEIKTIKENDEEVEVLVPAYRVDVHREVDLIEEILRLYGYDNITEPEKVSFSIIPSNKTNPEKVEDFVARELNAFGFHEAMNNSLIKKEYEELFHFPDGEFVEMLNPLSADLAVMRRSLITGLLENVIFNVNRKNKNIKLYEFGKIYTKLNNTYQESKQLSLVVSGDIGGENWTKNQRKASFYDLKGVINQLFERLGLRIDSESPTEDANLQEGIRLITNGKVLGYAGIVNQKLLKKIDLNQAVYYAQLDWDVLLSMVNQQPLKYKEIPKFPGSRRDLALLLPQTTTYQELYNAAFGLKNELLKDVHLFDVYEGDKLPVGNKKSYALSFFFRDNQKTLSDDEVDRVMKKLIHLYEKSFGASLR; encoded by the coding sequence ATGAACATTTCATACAATTGGCTAAGAAAATACATCAACACCCCAATCAGTGTCGATGAACTTTCTGCCATTCTCACCAATATCGGCCTAGAAGTAGAAGGCGTGGAAAAAATTGGTGGAAATAAAGATTATTTAGATAAAGTTATTATAGGCGAAGTAGTCAGTGTAGAAAAACACAACAATGCCGATAAACTAAAAGTTACTCAAATAAATTTCGGGAATGGGGAACCTGTACAAATTGTATGCGGCGCACCCAATGTAGCTATCGGACAGAAAGTTGCAGTTGCTACCGAAGGGACTCAACTCCCCACGAAAGAAGGTGAAAGCTTCACCATAAAAAAAGCAAAAATCAGAGGTGAAGAATCCAATGGGATGATTTGCTCTGAGGTAGAATTAGGAATAGGTGAAGACAATAGCGGAATTCTCGTATTACCCAAAAACTACCAAATCGGGGAATCCATTCTAGAATACATTTCGATCGATGAAGATTATTTAATAGAGATCGGACTCACGCCAAACCGTGCAGATGCAATGTCGCATTACGGTGTAGCACGTGATTTATTTGCTGCCCTAAAAGTTCGCGGTTACGAAGCAGAATTCACGCCGTACGACTTATCTCAATATCCTACCGAAAATTTTGGTAAAAACCCGATAAAAAGCAACATAAAAAATACAGAAGCAGCCCCTAGGTATGCAAGCGTTTACCTTAAAAATATACATGTTCAGCCCTCACCAGAATGGTTGCAAACTGCACTACGCACAATCGGACTTACACCTGTAAACAATGTTGTAGATATTGCCAATTTCGTGATGCATGACCTTGGCCAACCACTACATACCTTTGATGCAGACAAAATTTCGGGACAAGAGGTGGTTGTAGAAATTGCCAATAAAGATACAAAATTCACAACCCTTGATGGAATCGAGCGCACATTAAAAGGACACGAGTTGATGATTTCTGATACTGAAAAACCTATGTGTATCGCTGGGGTTTTTGGTGGTAAAAACTCTGGTGTAACCAACGAAACTACGTCCTTATTTGTAGAGAGTGCCTATTTCGATCCAGTAACTATTCGTAAAGGTGCTAAAGCTCACGCTCTAAATACAGATGCATCTTTCCGTTTCGAGCGCGGAATAGATCCTACCCTAACGATAGATGCACTAAAAAAAGCCGTACTTTTATTAGTAGAATATGCCAATGCTGAAATCGCCTCGGATATAGATGATTTTTATCCTAAAGTTATAGAAGATTTTCCGATTACTTTACGGTATAAGAAAATAAATCAGTTGCTTGGGATGGAAATTCCGAAAGAGAAAATTAAGGAAATATTCACCTATTTAGAAATCAAAACGATAAAAGAAAACGACGAAGAAGTAGAAGTTTTGGTTCCGGCATATCGTGTAGATGTACATCGTGAAGTGGATTTAATTGAAGAAATTTTACGTTTATATGGGTATGATAATATCACAGAACCAGAAAAAGTAAGTTTTTCGATTATACCATCCAACAAAACAAATCCAGAAAAAGTTGAAGATTTTGTTGCACGAGAACTCAATGCTTTTGGCTTTCATGAGGCGATGAACAACTCGTTGATAAAAAAAGAGTACGAAGAATTATTCCATTTCCCAGATGGTGAATTTGTAGAAATGCTAAACCCTCTAAGTGCCGATCTAGCAGTGATGAGAAGAAGCTTAATTACGGGATTACTCGAAAATGTAATTTTCAATGTCAATCGAAAGAATAAAAACATCAAGCTTTATGAATTCGGAAAAATTTACACTAAACTAAATAATACTTATCAAGAAAGTAAACAATTGTCTTTGGTTGTCAGCGGAGATATTGGTGGAGAAAATTGGACCAAGAATCAGCGCAAAGCAAGTTTCTATGATTTAAAAGGAGTGATAAACCAGCTATTCGAACGCTTAGGATTACGAATAGATTCGGAGTCACCAACAGAAGATGCAAACTTACAAGAAGGTATCCGACTCATTACTAACGGAAAAGTTCTGGGGTATGCTGGAATTGTTAACCAAAAGTTATTGAAGAAAATCGACCTCAACCAAGCAGTTTACTATGCACAACTAGATTGGGATGTTCTTCTGTCGATGGTGAACCAACAACCGCTTAAATATAAAGAAATTCCGAAATTCCCAGGCTCTCGACGAGATTTGGCTCTATTATTGCCGCAGACAACAACGTACCAAGAGTTGTACAATGCAGCTTTTGGTCTTAAAAATGAGCTTTTAAAAGACGTTCATCTTTTCGATGTATACGAAGGAGATAAATTACCGGTTGGTAATAAAAAATCGTATGCACTGAGTTTCTTTTTCAGAGACAATCAGAAAACCCTAAGCGACGATGAAGTTGATAGGGTAATGAAAAAATTAATCCACTTGTACGAAAAGAGTTTTGGTGCGAGTTTACGATAA
- the dnaN gene encoding DNA polymerase III subunit beta has protein sequence MKFIVSSNTLLKNVNTIGGVINNNNTLPILDNFLFELKGNELTITGSDLETTISTTFEVESEDEGKIAVPSKILTDTLKTFPAQPLTFIQKDGNTLEIVSEQGNYQLAYEDASEYPQTPDVEEAHLTKLPASVISEAILKTIFATGNDELRPIMTGVLFQAQPDVFNFVATDAHRLVKYSRTGLQSVEAAEYIMPKKPLNLLKNILGGNNDEVTIEYNQTNTRFTFQNIVLTCRLIDGKYPNYDAVIPKENPNVLTINRNLFLSSLKRVAIFSNKTTNQIRLKLIGNSLTISAEDVDFANKAEERLPCEYNGTDLQIGFNSKFLIEMLNNLQSDDITLEMSEPNRAGIIKPVDGLEEGEEILMLVMPVMLNA, from the coding sequence ATGAAATTTATTGTATCAAGTAATACACTCTTAAAGAATGTTAATACGATTGGTGGTGTTATCAACAATAACAATACCTTACCGATTTTAGACAACTTTCTTTTCGAGTTGAAGGGAAACGAATTAACCATCACAGGATCGGATTTAGAAACAACAATTTCAACCACATTCGAAGTAGAATCTGAAGATGAAGGTAAGATTGCAGTACCGTCTAAAATTTTAACCGATACCCTAAAAACATTTCCTGCACAGCCTTTAACATTCATACAAAAAGATGGCAATACACTAGAAATCGTATCCGAACAAGGGAACTACCAATTGGCTTATGAAGATGCATCAGAATACCCTCAGACCCCCGATGTAGAAGAAGCCCATCTTACCAAATTACCTGCAAGTGTAATTTCAGAAGCTATTTTAAAAACAATTTTTGCAACTGGAAATGATGAGCTTCGCCCGATAATGACCGGAGTTTTATTCCAAGCACAGCCAGATGTTTTTAATTTTGTGGCTACCGATGCACATCGCTTGGTAAAATATTCTCGTACTGGATTACAATCTGTTGAAGCAGCTGAATATATTATGCCTAAAAAACCATTGAACCTGCTAAAAAATATATTAGGAGGTAACAATGACGAAGTAACCATCGAATACAACCAAACCAACACTCGTTTTACATTCCAGAACATTGTACTAACATGTCGTTTGATCGATGGAAAATATCCTAACTACGACGCAGTTATCCCAAAAGAAAACCCAAACGTTCTAACTATCAATCGAAATCTTTTCTTGAGTTCGCTAAAACGTGTTGCTATTTTCTCAAACAAAACAACCAATCAGATTCGCCTCAAACTCATCGGTAACTCTTTGACGATTTCTGCAGAAGACGTAGATTTTGCAAACAAAGCAGAAGAACGTTTACCATGCGAATACAACGGGACTGATTTGCAAATTGGCTTCAACTCGAAGTTTTTAATCGAAATGCTCAACAATTTACAATCAGACGACATCACATTAGAAATGTCCGAACCAAACCGTGCAGGAATCATTAAACCTGTCGACGGATTAGAAGAAGGTGAAGAAATCCTAATGCTGGTGATGCCTGTAATGTTGAACGCTTAA
- a CDS encoding GNAT family N-acetyltransferase, with the protein MEIRIELQENDQQKEFFLYDGDKKIGELTFSVKDGYMIINHTGVNVEYRGQGLAEKLVLKGIDYAKENNLKIRPYCSYVSNYMMKHPEYQDIL; encoded by the coding sequence ATGGAGATAAGAATAGAATTACAAGAGAACGATCAACAAAAAGAATTTTTTTTGTACGACGGTGATAAGAAAATAGGGGAGCTCACCTTTTCGGTGAAAGATGGCTACATGATCATCAATCATACAGGGGTAAATGTAGAATATCGAGGACAGGGGTTGGCAGAAAAATTAGTCCTCAAAGGAATAGATTATGCCAAAGAAAACAATCTAAAAATCAGACCATACTGCTCGTATGTTAGCAATTATATGATGAAACACCCCGAATACCAAGATATTTTATAA
- a CDS encoding carbonic anhydrase, whose protein sequence is MDIEKIFAHNQVWIKEHIDSNPNFFDELSAGQNPEFLYIGCSDSRVTAEELLGAKPGEVFVHRNIANMVVGLDLNTTSVLAYAVEHLQVKHIVVCGHYNCGGIKSAMIPKDLGIMNPWLRNIRDVYRLHADELNSIENEAMRYNRLVELNVQEQCINVVKNPFVQRAMANGLRVHGWVFDLFTGKLIDLALDFDKILENIKEIYDIKPNA, encoded by the coding sequence ATGGATATAGAAAAAATATTTGCTCATAACCAAGTATGGATCAAAGAGCATATCGATAGTAATCCTAATTTTTTTGATGAGTTAAGCGCTGGTCAAAACCCCGAGTTTCTCTATATCGGTTGCTCGGATAGTCGTGTAACTGCAGAAGAGCTATTGGGAGCAAAACCCGGAGAGGTCTTTGTGCATCGAAACATAGCCAATATGGTTGTCGGTTTAGACCTCAACACAACTTCAGTACTTGCTTATGCTGTAGAACATTTGCAAGTGAAACATATTGTTGTATGCGGACATTATAATTGTGGCGGCATAAAATCTGCTATGATACCAAAAGATTTAGGGATTATGAATCCTTGGTTGCGCAACATACGAGATGTCTATCGTTTACATGCTGATGAGCTCAACTCGATCGAAAATGAAGCGATGCGCTACAATCGATTAGTAGAACTTAATGTACAAGAACAATGCATCAACGTCGTGAAAAATCCTTTTGTACAACGCGCTATGGCCAATGGTCTTCGCGTGCATGGTTGGGTTTTTGATTTGTTTACCGGAAAATTAATAGATTTGGCGCTTGATTTTGATAAAATCCTAGAAAATATTAAAGAAATTTACGATATTAAACCAAATGCATGA
- the serC gene encoding 3-phosphoserine/phosphohydroxythreonine transaminase translates to MKIHNFSAGPCILPQVVFDKMAEACINFNHSGSSILEISHRRKDAVEVIDTARALVKELMQVPDSHEVVFMQGGASLQFPVVAYNLLREGGKASYLQTGKWAENAIKEAKRFGEIEIIASSKDKNYSYIPKKYTVFNDVDYFHCTSNNTIYGTQMKEFPSVEVPIVCDMSSDILSREIEVDRFGLIYAGAQKNMGPAGSAVAIVQKDLLGKTGRNIPDYLNYATHIAKESSFNTWPVIAIYGVMLNLQWLKEQGGVAAIAKINTQKAETIYAEIDRNSMFEGTAVAEDRSQMNATFVLKQENLKTDFDALLKEAGIASLAGHRDVGGYRASMYNALPLESVQVLVEVMKNFEQKFG, encoded by the coding sequence ATGAAAATTCATAATTTTAGTGCCGGTCCATGCATTTTACCCCAGGTAGTGTTTGATAAAATGGCAGAAGCTTGCATAAACTTCAATCACTCTGGCTCGTCTATATTAGAAATATCTCACCGAAGAAAAGACGCTGTAGAAGTAATCGATACTGCAAGAGCTTTGGTCAAAGAACTGATGCAGGTTCCCGATAGTCACGAGGTTGTTTTTATGCAAGGAGGAGCTTCTTTACAATTCCCTGTGGTAGCCTATAATTTGTTGCGAGAAGGCGGAAAAGCATCTTACCTACAAACAGGCAAATGGGCAGAGAATGCAATTAAAGAAGCTAAAAGATTTGGAGAGATAGAAATTATTGCTTCATCAAAAGATAAAAACTATTCCTATATTCCAAAGAAATATACAGTATTCAATGATGTAGACTATTTTCACTGTACCTCGAACAATACGATTTATGGAACCCAAATGAAAGAGTTCCCTTCGGTAGAAGTGCCGATTGTATGTGATATGTCATCGGATATTTTATCAAGAGAAATAGAGGTAGACCGTTTTGGTTTGATCTATGCAGGTGCACAAAAAAATATGGGGCCAGCTGGCTCTGCTGTGGCTATCGTTCAAAAAGATTTGTTGGGGAAAACAGGACGTAATATTCCAGATTATTTAAATTACGCAACGCACATAGCCAAAGAATCTTCTTTCAATACATGGCCCGTTATTGCGATTTATGGCGTAATGCTAAATTTACAATGGCTAAAAGAACAAGGTGGAGTAGCAGCCATAGCGAAAATAAACACACAGAAAGCCGAAACTATATATGCCGAAATTGATAGAAACTCTATGTTCGAAGGTACGGCTGTAGCAGAAGATCGTTCGCAAATGAATGCTACTTTTGTACTGAAACAAGAGAACTTGAAAACAGATTTCGACGCTTTATTAAAAGAAGCTGGTATTGCATCATTAGCCGGCCATCGAGATGTAGGAGGTTATCGAGCTTCTATGTATAATGCATTACCGCTAGAATCTGTGCAAGTATTGGTAGAAGTAATGAAAAATTTCGAACAAAAGTTTGGATAA
- a CDS encoding META domain-containing protein, with amino-acid sequence MQKIRLTLVLMIGFFMNSCQTAAPVTDFSKIKQILETNKWVLQDNTGNVKGLDQQDVVLNFRYEDGLTVNGFAGCNSYQGKATLNSTTIRFSEIGSTKVYCPQMNQEKAYLDMLREVNRYEINGKNLSLFKDNLVLIRFKAL; translated from the coding sequence ATGCAAAAAATTAGACTAACCCTTGTTTTGATGATTGGATTTTTTATGAATTCTTGTCAGACAGCAGCTCCTGTGACAGATTTCTCGAAAATAAAACAAATCTTGGAAACCAATAAATGGGTTCTACAAGACAATACCGGAAATGTAAAAGGACTCGACCAACAAGATGTCGTGTTAAACTTTCGGTACGAAGATGGTCTGACGGTGAATGGTTTTGCAGGCTGTAATTCTTACCAAGGTAAAGCTACTTTGAACTCAACGACAATTCGTTTTTCTGAGATAGGCTCTACCAAAGTTTACTGTCCACAAATGAACCAAGAAAAAGCGTATCTTGATATGTTGAGAGAAGTTAACCGATACGAAATCAATGGGAAAAATCTTTCTTTATTCAAAGATAATTTAGTGTTGATTCGTTTCAAAGCATTATAA
- a CDS encoding DUF937 domain-containing protein, translating into MDLTSLLQGPMGNQLLQTVTNQLGINENQAQSAISSALPILLTALNQNAVKGDAQNINQALEKHNGSIFDNFASFLSSGVNQQDSLGILGHILGSNQTKVEKSISDSSGLSSAQVLSVLTILAPIVMNFLGKQKQQNGLDAQGITGLLGSLIGGKNSPGGANLSGFEKLLDQNGDGKITDDLMDLGSKFLGGFFKK; encoded by the coding sequence ATGGATTTAACATCTTTATTGCAAGGCCCGATGGGAAATCAGCTGTTACAAACCGTAACAAATCAATTGGGTATAAACGAGAACCAAGCTCAATCGGCAATTTCATCTGCCTTACCAATCTTATTAACGGCACTTAACCAAAATGCTGTTAAAGGTGATGCACAAAATATCAACCAAGCTCTAGAAAAACACAACGGTAGTATTTTCGATAATTTTGCCAGCTTTTTAAGCAGTGGTGTTAATCAGCAAGATAGCTTAGGAATTTTGGGACATATTTTAGGCAGCAACCAAACAAAAGTAGAGAAATCTATTAGCGATTCATCTGGCTTGAGTTCTGCACAAGTATTGAGTGTCTTGACTATTTTGGCGCCAATTGTAATGAATTTTTTGGGCAAACAAAAACAACAAAACGGTTTAGATGCACAGGGAATTACAGGTCTTTTGGGCTCTTTGATAGGCGGAAAAAATTCTCCAGGTGGAGCTAATCTTTCTGGTTTCGAAAAACTTCTAGACCAGAATGGTGATGGGAAAATTACGGATGATTTAATGGATTTAGGGAGTAAGTTTTTGGGAGGTTTTTTCAAAAAATAA
- a CDS encoding YggS family pyridoxal phosphate-dependent enzyme, whose product MTIAKNLQTIKKTLPENVTLVAVSKTHSIEEILEAYSAGQRVFGENKVQELTQKQELLPKDIEWHMIGHLQRNKVKYLAPFVSLIHGVDSLRLLVEINKQAQKNNRIIKVLLQKYIAEEESKFGMDAEEIEEILSNHAQELSNVEIVGLMGMASFTDQYEIVREEFRTLKKTFDRLSKNYPKLTILSMGMSGDYPIAIEEGSTMVRIGSAIFG is encoded by the coding sequence ATGACAATAGCAAAAAACCTACAAACAATTAAGAAAACTTTACCCGAAAATGTAACCCTGGTGGCTGTTTCTAAAACTCATTCTATTGAAGAAATTTTAGAAGCTTATTCTGCAGGACAACGAGTTTTTGGAGAAAATAAAGTACAAGAACTTACCCAAAAACAAGAACTTCTACCCAAAGATATCGAATGGCATATGATTGGTCACCTACAACGCAACAAAGTGAAATATTTGGCACCTTTTGTTTCATTAATCCATGGAGTAGATAGTTTGAGACTTTTGGTAGAAATCAATAAACAAGCTCAAAAAAATAACCGTATCATCAAGGTTTTATTACAAAAATATATAGCTGAAGAAGAAAGTAAATTTGGGATGGATGCAGAAGAAATCGAGGAAATTCTTAGTAATCATGCACAAGAGTTGAGCAATGTAGAAATTGTTGGCTTGATGGGGATGGCAAGCTTTACCGACCAATACGAAATTGTTCGTGAAGAATTTCGTACCCTAAAGAAAACCTTTGATCGTTTGTCGAAAAACTATCCAAAACTTACCATTTTATCAATGGGAATGAGTGGTGATTATCCTATTGCAATAGAAGAGGGAAGTACCATGGTGCGAATAGGAAGTGCGATTTTCGGGTAA
- a CDS encoding DUF1015 domain-containing protein, producing the protein MPKFLPFQGLRPNQETAQDFVTLNVDHYSREEIEHYVKTRPHSFLHIIQPTWDGSLDFETRYKNVRENLEKDIQGKIISQDRSSIYIYQLNKPNGLQTHGIMGLVSIQDYRDNKIKKHEEVLQDRVDMFTNYLINTHFHAEPVLLTYKPNQRIDLLIGNELKKQPTLRVKEENGNEHLLWRVDNRLVLGQIKESISRLESLYIADGHHRMASSEKYTTHQEQHTEVIYGTETFHYTLAMLVSNDDLIIHDYNRLIINLNGLTTQEFIDALSTSYDVVAKGNEMSMPTKKHHIVLYIDGEYYNLYVKDDIVDTEGLKELDTYIFEQTILRPILGITDYRNDQRIRYLKGSSDSRSLEEIKNNVDQGKAVAGFAFYPINVNDLQLIADLGLTMPPKSTYIEPKPLSGFAIFDLKEEE; encoded by the coding sequence ATGCCTAAGTTTTTACCTTTTCAGGGTTTGCGTCCGAATCAAGAAACCGCACAAGACTTTGTAACGCTCAATGTAGATCATTATTCGCGAGAAGAAATAGAGCATTATGTCAAAACTAGACCACACTCTTTTCTGCATATCATTCAACCAACATGGGACGGAAGCTTAGATTTTGAAACGCGTTATAAAAATGTTCGAGAGAATCTAGAAAAAGATATACAAGGTAAAATCATTTCACAAGATCGCTCTTCTATTTATATTTATCAGCTCAATAAACCAAATGGGTTGCAAACGCATGGAATTATGGGATTGGTAAGTATACAAGATTATCGTGACAATAAAATAAAAAAACACGAAGAAGTTTTGCAAGATAGGGTCGATATGTTTACAAATTATCTCATCAACACTCATTTCCATGCCGAACCTGTTTTGTTAACTTATAAACCCAATCAACGAATTGACTTGCTAATCGGCAATGAGCTAAAAAAACAACCAACGTTAAGAGTAAAAGAAGAAAACGGAAACGAACATTTGTTGTGGCGCGTAGATAATCGCTTGGTTTTAGGACAAATCAAAGAATCGATTTCTAGATTAGAAAGTTTATACATTGCAGATGGACATCACCGTATGGCAAGCTCAGAAAAATACACAACCCATCAAGAACAACACACAGAAGTAATATACGGTACAGAAACTTTTCATTATACTTTAGCCATGTTAGTTTCTAATGATGATTTGATAATACATGATTATAATCGTTTGATTATCAATCTTAATGGGTTAACTACTCAAGAATTTATAGATGCTTTGAGTACAAGTTATGATGTGGTTGCAAAAGGCAATGAAATGTCAATGCCTACCAAAAAACATCACATCGTCCTCTATATCGATGGGGAGTATTACAATCTATATGTAAAAGATGATATTGTAGATACAGAAGGTCTAAAAGAATTGGATACCTATATTTTCGAACAAACAATTTTACGGCCGATTTTGGGGATTACCGATTATAGAAATGATCAACGCATTCGTTACCTGAAAGGCAGTAGCGATAGTAGAAGTTTAGAAGAAATAAAAAATAATGTAGATCAAGGCAAGGCTGTAGCTGGATTTGCATTTTATCCAATTAATGTAAACGACTTGCAACTGATTGCTGATCTTGGTCTTACTATGCCACCAAAAAGTACCTATATAGAGCCAAAACCTTTAAGTGGTTTTGCGATTTTTGATTTAAAAGAAGAAGAATGA
- a CDS encoding D-2-hydroxyacid dehydrogenase, with translation MKILANDGISKSGKLALEDKGFTVDTTHVAQEQLANYLNKNNIEVLLVRSATKVRQDLIDATQLKIIGRGGVGLDNIDVDYAKSKGIEVINTPASSSISVAEFVFAHLFGIVRNLHQANRTMPLEGDSNFNGLKKAYGKAYELRGKTIGIIGFGRIGVEVARIAIGMGMKVVIYDKKEKNKAVKLQFFDGQSHTFNLETSSMDQLLSTADFISIHVPSQKGYVIGRKEIEKMKEGVVIINTARGGVLDERALVDAIETGKVLGAALDVFENEPLPEMGLLMNESLSLSPHIAGSTIEAQDRIGAELAEQIIQIYNLSHA, from the coding sequence ATGAAAATATTAGCCAACGACGGAATTTCTAAATCAGGAAAACTTGCCTTAGAAGATAAAGGTTTCACGGTAGATACCACACATGTAGCACAAGAGCAATTAGCTAATTACCTGAATAAAAATAATATAGAGGTGCTTTTGGTACGTTCTGCAACCAAAGTACGACAAGATTTAATCGACGCTACACAACTGAAAATTATCGGCAGAGGTGGAGTTGGATTAGATAATATAGATGTAGATTATGCCAAAAGCAAGGGAATAGAAGTTATCAATACACCAGCCTCATCTTCTATTTCTGTAGCCGAATTTGTCTTTGCTCACCTTTTCGGGATTGTACGCAATCTTCATCAAGCGAACCGAACGATGCCGTTAGAAGGAGACTCTAACTTCAATGGACTAAAGAAAGCATATGGGAAAGCCTATGAATTAAGAGGAAAAACGATAGGAATTATCGGTTTTGGAAGGATAGGAGTTGAGGTTGCAAGAATTGCTATAGGCATGGGAATGAAAGTTGTCATATACGATAAAAAAGAAAAAAACAAAGCAGTAAAACTTCAGTTTTTTGATGGACAATCCCACACTTTTAATCTTGAAACTTCCTCAATGGATCAATTGCTTTCTACAGCAGACTTTATCAGCATTCATGTTCCATCTCAAAAAGGATATGTAATCGGGAGAAAAGAAATTGAAAAAATGAAAGAAGGAGTCGTTATTATCAACACAGCCCGTGGCGGAGTTTTAGACGAACGCGCTTTGGTCGATGCCATAGAAACAGGTAAAGTATTGGGGGCTGCTTTGGATGTTTTCGAGAATGAGCCACTACCAGAAATGGGGTTGTTGATGAACGAGAGTTTATCGCTTAGTCCACACATTGCAGGCTCTACTATAGAGGCACAAGACCGTATCGGAGCCGAATTAGCAGAACAAATTATCCAAATATATAATTTATCTCATGCCTAA
- a CDS encoding GyrI-like domain-containing protein, whose amino-acid sequence MKQLSLLLAIFIALILVLPIFLPKTEIGEYELELDAPVGLVYEEFNNLQNFSQWEDFMADDEEVKKEISPNPRDINAYLRWQSEKSDIGNGELKIVDNSINEFVLYEVDNSGWTENGTLLVTFEATNNSKTIIKVRYESQKMPYLYRWYNLFQREDNKIEKSLNQLDEYVKTDLKKQRKEGKLIVGEYQIYDMPDKSLIAMKSESNLNEKKILSKIDESFEAIYDVLVNKEEEWHMDLGFPTIYYSTWDTIKKHTTFYSGIPFNENFPMNKKLQKVIIPKGKYLLTLHIGPRSKKAITMTLMRKYAESQQLKLGEKYWEVFLNDPKETDSLLLQSRIYYEIREPKKIK is encoded by the coding sequence ATGAAACAATTAAGTTTACTGCTTGCAATTTTTATTGCCCTGATTTTAGTTCTGCCAATTTTTCTGCCAAAAACCGAAATAGGTGAATACGAATTAGAGCTCGATGCTCCTGTAGGGCTTGTGTATGAGGAGTTTAATAACTTGCAAAATTTTTCACAGTGGGAAGATTTTATGGCCGATGATGAAGAGGTGAAAAAAGAAATTTCACCAAACCCGCGCGATATAAATGCATATTTACGATGGCAAAGTGAAAAGTCGGATATAGGAAATGGAGAACTGAAAATTGTAGACAACTCGATTAATGAATTTGTTTTGTATGAAGTGGATAATAGTGGGTGGACAGAAAATGGAACACTTCTCGTAACTTTCGAAGCTACAAATAACTCGAAAACCATTATAAAAGTCCGATACGAAAGCCAGAAAATGCCCTATCTATATCGATGGTATAATTTATTCCAGAGAGAAGACAATAAGATAGAAAAAAGCCTGAATCAGTTAGACGAATACGTCAAAACCGACCTTAAGAAACAGCGAAAAGAAGGAAAACTAATTGTAGGAGAATATCAAATTTACGATATGCCAGACAAGTCGTTGATTGCTATGAAAAGCGAAAGCAATCTGAATGAAAAGAAAATTTTAAGTAAAATAGATGAGTCATTCGAAGCAATTTATGATGTCTTGGTGAATAAGGAAGAAGAATGGCATATGGATTTAGGTTTTCCAACGATTTATTATTCTACATGGGATACGATAAAAAAACATACAACTTTTTATAGTGGTATCCCATTCAATGAGAATTTCCCGATGAATAAAAAACTACAGAAGGTCATCATCCCAAAAGGAAAATATTTGCTCACCTTGCATATCGGACCACGAAGCAAGAAAGCGATAACCATGACATTGATGAGAAAATATGCAGAATCGCAACAACTAAAATTGGGTGAAAAATATTGGGAAGTATTTCTCAACGACCCAAAAGAAACCGATAGTTTGTTGTTGCAATCACGTATATATTACGAAATTCGAGAGCCAAAAAAAATAAAATAA